The Mesomycoplasma hyopneumoniae J genome contains the following window.
ATCAAGTAAAATTTTAAATTCTTGTCATTCAAGTGATTTTGTATTTATTGATTTTCCAAAATATTTAATCGCTCCCTGATTTATAGTTAAATTTTTATCCGGAACAATAAGGTCAAAATCAGCCTCCAAATTTGTACCCAAACCTTTACAAACCTGGCACATTCCATAAGGTGAATTAAAAGAAAAAAGCCGATTTTCAAGATTTGGCATCTCAAAATCACCAAAAGGACAGGCTTGTAATTTTGAAAATCTGATAGTTTCAGATTCATTAAATTCACAAAGGGCAATTCCTTTTCCAAGATCAAAGGCAAGTTCTAATGCTGACTGAAGTCGATTTTTGTCCTCTTTTTCAAGCAAAAATCGATCAATCACTACCCAAATTGTGTGCTTCTGTTTTGGGTCGAGTTTAATATCGTCAGCTAAATAATAAAAAGATTTATTAATTTTTATGCGCAAAAACCCTTGATTTTTAAGATTTTTAATTAAATTTTGGTGACTCCCTTTTTCACCTTCGATAATTGGCGCCATAATTATAAGTTTTGTTTTTTCAGGATATGCTAAAATTGTATCCAAAATTGTGACAATTTTTTGAGCTATAATTTCAACTTTGTGGTTTGGGCAGAATGCTTTCCCAATTTTTGCATATAAAAGCCGAAAATAGTCATAAATTTCCGTAATTGTACCAACTGTTGAACGCGGATTGTTATGACTTGTTTTCTGTTCGACTGAAATTGTGGGTAAAAGCCCATAAATTGCATCAACTTTTGGCTTTTTTGTCCCACCTAAAAATTGCCGAGCATACGAACTTAAAGAATCAATATAGCGGCGCTTTCCCTCCTCATAAATAGTGTTAAAAGCGAGCGAAGATTTACCAGAACCTGAAAGTCCCGTAAAAACTATTAGTTTATTTTTTGGAAGAACAAGATTAATATTTTTTAAATTGTTTTCGCGTGCGCCTTTAATGTAGATAAAATTGTGAGTGTCTTTATTTTTAAGCATTTTTCGGTATTTTATTACTTTTTTGTGAGGTCTTTTTATTATTTTCTTTATTAATTTTAGTATTTATAGCAGTAATAAAATTAGATTTTTTAAATTTTTTTGGGCTTTTTGGTATATTCAGTTCTTGTTTTTTCGTTTGAAAAAGGGTATTTTGCTTCTTATTTTTTAAAGGATAAAGTTTTTTTCTGGCTAATAAGGCTTGTGGATCTCTTGAATTTTTAACATTTTCTTTATTATTATAAGGTAAATTTTTTGAGTTTATAAGACTTTTTTTTATCTTTTTTTTAGCATCATTTTCATAGCTTTTTTTTAAATTTTCTTTTTTAAAGAATACTAAGTTTTCGGTTTCTTGAGGATTTTTATTTTTAAATTTATTTGGGTTTTTCTGATTAGAATTTGGTGATTTTTCTATTAGAATATCACTTTGATTATCATTTTTTGTTTTTCTTAAAGTGGAATTTATTTTTCTAGTCACTTTTTTAATTGATTCATTTATTTTATTTTCTTGATCTTTTTCTGCCTTAGAAGATTTGACATTCACATTTTTTTGCCTAATTTGTAAATTTTGTACTTTTTTATTTAAATCTGATTTTTTAGCTATTTTATTATAATTTTGTTCAGTTTTTGGATGGTTTTCCATTTTTTTGCCTTTTTTAGTTGGAATTTCTTTATTTTTTTCACTTTCTTTGGTAAGATTAGTTTTAATTTTCTTAACCACAAATTTTTCCGTGGTTTTTTCCTGGTAATTTTTTAGAAAATCTTCTTTTTGATCAACATAAAGAATTTGTGTTAAAATTACTGGTTTTCAACGTTTTGTTCTATGGAAATACGAATTTAGCCGATTTTTTATTAATTGTTTAATTTGCGGTGGTGATCATTTTGGCTGTTTTTCAATAAAAAACTTAATTGATGCAAAACAAAGTCGGCGAATTTCAGCAATAATTTGTGTTCCATTTTTAGTTGAAAAAGCTCCTTTTGTAATAACCGAAATTCGCCCATTTATTGAATTTTTTTGTCTATCAAATGGAACTAAGACAAAAACAAAACCATTTTCCCGCATTTCTTGTCGCTCATTAATAATCCGGGAGTTATCCCGAGAGATAGTCTCACCGTCAATATAAACCGGATCACAAGGAATTTTTTCATTTGTTTTATAAATTTCTTGATTGTACATTTTAAAAACTTGACCGTTTTCAGGGATAATTACATTTTTTGGATCAACTCCGGATTCAATTGCGGTCCGCGAGTGGGCAAGGCACATTCGATATTCACCATGATAAGGGAAAAAGTACTTTGGTTTTGTTAGTTGAAAAATTTTTTCATGTTCGGCTTTATAAGCATGACCGGAGGTATGAAGATAACCATCAGGTCCATTTTCCTTAATAATTGCGCTTAATTTATATAATCTATTGATCAAATGTTCAATTTTAATTTTATTTCCAGGAATTGGCGAAGAGGAAAAAATAATTAGATCCCGAGGTTCGATGCTGATTTTTGGATGTTTTCTGTTTGACATTCGATCCAAAGCTGCAAGTTGTTCGCCCTGGGATCCTGTTGTTAAAATTAACATCTGATTTTCCTCAACACCTTCTAAATT
Protein-coding sequences here:
- a CDS encoding ribonuclease J, yielding MSLMVNPTRFFGLGGMQEIGKSTLVIEDDYDIVIIDAGIKFANLFHTGIRGMVPNYQYLQEKQAKIRGLFVTHGHEDHIGGIIFLVQEVDIKKIFAPKIAIQYLKAKFEDQKIRPKIEFIEINKNDTHRFESFTVDFWTAQHSIPDAFGIRITSRHGSIMCTGDFRFDYTPIGNYTDFERLKEIGNQKLTVLFSDSTNAMRPNHSPSERDILGDIEMHMRSATRKIIITAFASNLTRIKALIEIGIKLEKKILVFGRSMVNGINIGRRSGYINVDDNVFLGKNLEGVEENQMLILTTGSQGEQLAALDRMSNRKHPKISIEPRDLIIFSSSPIPGNKIKIEHLINRLYKLSAIIKENGPDGYLHTSGHAYKAEHEKIFQLTKPKYFFPYHGEYRMCLAHSRTAIESGVDPKNVIIPENGQVFKMYNQEIYKTNEKIPCDPVYIDGETISRDNSRIINERQEMRENGFVFVLVPFDRQKNSINGRISVITKGAFSTKNGTQIIAEIRRLCFASIKFFIEKQPKWSPPQIKQLIKNRLNSYFHRTKRWKPVILTQILYVDQKEDFLKNYQEKTTEKFVVKKIKTNLTKESEKNKEIPTKKGKKMENHPKTEQNYNKIAKKSDLNKKVQNLQIRQKNVNVKSSKAEKDQENKINESIKKVTRKINSTLRKTKNDNQSDILIEKSPNSNQKNPNKFKNKNPQETENLVFFKKENLKKSYENDAKKKIKKSLINSKNLPYNNKENVKNSRDPQALLARKKLYPLKNKKQNTLFQTKKQELNIPKSPKKFKKSNFITAINTKINKENNKKTSQKSNKIPKNA